The Andrena cerasifolii isolate SP2316 chromosome 14, iyAndCera1_principal, whole genome shotgun sequence genome contains the following window.
ACGAGACTATTTGCTTCTTTTTCGCCGAAAGATCACGGCCCACGACATTCTGCTGCCGCGACCATTTAAGGGTTTTGAAAGAAGGAGCAGTGATTGGTAGAACGTGTCGAAACTGTTAGAATTCTCATCCCCATGAGCAATTTAATTTGAACAAAAAGCCTGACacctatttcaattttattaattcaaAGAAACTACTCTTTCATCGGTGGAGCAGCTTATGCAGACTATCGCGTATTAGCCAGCGCGACCGTTAACGAGGACATTAAAATAAGAACTGCTTGACATGCCACGGTTTTTCACTCGGGACAGGTGTTCAATTAACGGGCGGAGTTACGTGGAATCGCAAGAAATTCGTCCAGTTTATGTAACACGGGGGTCCTGTCCCAAAGGGAAAGAGGAATGCCTTTCAGACGACGCATACACGCGAAACGcaacaaaagaaaaatttccCCGCTTCTCGAAAGCATAATCTACATTATCCTTATCCACGTGCTTTCCCACGAAGCCCAAAACGGTCTGAGGAAAGAGAAACGCCCAATTTCCCAAGGATTTACCTGTTTGCTGACAGTAAGCAAGGAGCAGTAGGAAGAAAGAATGAACCTACAGGAGTACTTCAGCAGTGTTCTCTGATCGTTGACGTCACCAGACCGTTTGACACCACCCGAGTGATCCATTAGCGAGTGCACCGTGGTGAGACAGCACCCTGACGCAGCCGAGTGGATGACTAGCAGCAGACTGGTAACCAAAGACGCAAAGTATTAATCAAAGGAGAGGGGGATATAATTTATCTTTCGCAAgaaaaaagagcgagaagagctTTGCCTTGGTTCGCTTTTCGGGGAGTCCGGCTCGCTCCCCACGCCCAATTTCTTTTCACCGTTTCTGTGGGCCCGCCAACTGCCCACCACCGCCGTCCGGTTCAAGGGTTCGTCTCACTGTATAAAAGCAGAGGATCTTCTTGGTATCTCATCAGTCGCACAACCACCGACGAACCAAGTCCGATAGCACAGCACCATGAACGCCAAGGTGAGCACTAGAACCTCTGCAACAGACGGTCCCCAGGATCGGTCTCTGCTGTGGACCACCGTCGACATTCATTCGAAAAGGGTTGAAGCACCCTCTAGAACCGCGTACACATTCAGTGCCTGCTATCTGCAACGAAGTAGTACCATTTCACGCGGCTTAGTcaataaatttctataaaagtGTCGTAATTAGACGTGTTTAAGATATCTGAGGAGAAGAGTACCTACTAACTACCCGTTGTCATCGCGAAGTGCAGTCTTGCTCGACTGAAATCGGTTCGTGAAATAGTCTACGAGCCTTCAAGTGCTACTTCCTTCTTTTCAGCTCTTCATTGTCCTCGCCTTCGCGGCGCTAGCCCTCGCAGAGGAGAACAAGCCCGAGACAGAGGCGGCAGAGACGAAAAAGGACAAGAGAGGACTCCTTGGGCTAGGATACGGGCTGGATTCTGGCGTGGGCCTGTCAGGCTACTCGGGCCTGTCTGGCTACTCGGGCCTGTCTGGCTACTCCGGCCTGTCTGGCTACTCGAGCCTGCCAGCAGTTGGACTCCACCATGGTGTGTCGACTGTCGTGACCAAGGAAGTGGCTGTTCCCGTACCGCACCCCGTCGCTATCCCCGTCGAGAAACAAGTTCCCGTCGCCGTTAAGGTAAAAATCCGCCTTTGTTCGGGCCCAGTCGTGCGCAAAGAAGACGAACGAAACTCGAATACACGCGTAGTAAAAGTGAAGGAAGCAGTCGGAGGCTGAAATCGCGGACAAAATTGTGCCACTGAGGCGCGAAATCGGGAATGACATAATCATCGGGGCAGCGCTTTGAATGTAGGTGATTGGAACGATTCCCATACAGTATGAAATTCGATATACTACAAGTATGGTAATGAAGGCGATCAGCTCGTGGAAACGAAGACCTCCAGCTTCCAATCACGCTCTGTTTATCGCGCGATTAGTACTCGGCGCCTTCATCGTCGGAAACGCTAATTAACGTCTCAATGCGAGCGAGTACATAGATTTCGTAACCTGGGAATATCGCGAATCCCACAATTGCGCGTTAGATTTCGTAGAAAGCACGTGCAGAGTTATCAATTTCAACAAAGTTATCAAATCTACTTCCGACGATCAAATAGCAGGGTTCGGGATTACAAAGCGTGAAGAGTGAAAGGATTATAAATGCGTACTTGTAAATTTCAGTAGAATACTCGAGGATTTATCTAATCATTACCTTTCTGGTGTTCTCCAGGTGCCAGTAGCTGTTCCAGTCGACCGTCCCTACCCCGTGCACGTCCCCAAGCCCTACCCAGTCGAGGTGACCAGACACGTCCCGGTCGCAGTCGACAGGCCAGTCCCCTATCCCGTCAGCGTTCCAGTCAAGGTCCCAGTGCCAGCTCCGTACGCCGTCAAGGTACCCCAGCCAATCGCCGTCCCATACGTCAAGCACATCCCGTACCCAGTCGCGCAGCCGGTCGTCGTTGAGAAGCAATACAACGGCTGGAACGGTGGCTACTCTTCGTGGTAAACAACCCATCTCTCGCGAACTTCGGGGAGCCAGCTTCGACCGCCACCAGCGAAGCGACTGCTGCATCCTGCAAACCGACGGGGAAAGTTGTTCCTCGCGGCGATACATCCCGGGATCGAGTGGAGGAGCTACACTCGAGCACGAGTCCCAAGCGTTCCTGAACTTCAACCACCAACACGTCGACTGCGACCGCCAGTTTCCGTGGTTCGTGCCTCGCCCTGAATCACGTTCAATGACTCGAAGACTGGCTCCCCTAGCTGAAGGGGGTACGATTAACGCCCCCGCTCGTCGGTGATCCTCGAAAACCTCCCTTTCCACGAAAGTCCAGCAAATTCCATGGCGCGTCTCGCTTCCGTGACATTAGGCACAATTTTGTACCATGGAACTTGTTTGTCAATCCCCCgttcttctctctttttttttacgtaactTGACGCGCgtctcgtatcattaaaataAAGGTCACTCTTTTCGTACGAAAGCTGGTAGTCCTTTACTCGCCTTGAAACGACTTAAAGAGGTGCGCGCCTGGTGCCCAGTACTGGAGCAGTGTTGCGAAAGCAGTCACCTTGACATGCTTGTGTTCGTCGATCTATCAGATTCTCCGGCGCGCGAGACTCGCGGGGGTCCGAATTCGGAGCACGGTGGGTTTGTAGTATATTTCGGCGGAAGGCTAGACGATTTTTATCTGCTTAAGAGTGGGCGGATTCAGGAGGATACTGTGAGGCCGCAACGCGTGGTCTTGGTGGGAGGAGATTGGGCAGTCAGTCGCGAATTCTTGTAATAATCGAGAGCGAAATTCTAGGGTGGGAAGAAGTGCACGGGCGATTGGAATGCTCATTAAGCGGGTGAAGGGTGCAGTTTGCCGCACGCGATTAACGAAATTTGCATGGGCCGCGCGGCCTACCAAATTGAGCACCGCTCGCCCGGAATAAAGCGGACGAATTACGCGAGCATTTTATTCTGATCACGATATATCAGGTGCCTCGTTACCGCGGCAAAGGGGAAAGCAGCGCTCCGTGATCGAACAATGCGCATTGGCCATTACCAAGGGGAGGAAAACAATCGGCTTCTACGAAAGAGTCGGTCGCCTTCGGCTGACTTGCTATCACGTTATACCACTGCGAAGTCATTTACAAACGTTAAAGAAAATTTGGGTTCTGCGATGAACTTTATGCGCGTATCCAATTCCAATTTCAACTCGCCGTTGATCCAGCATCTATCATTCCACTACCAAGACAGCTTTCAATCGGCAGCTTTCAATCGACTTCCATAAAGCAAGGGACAGGGACCGATTCTCTCGGTAATCCTGTCCGCTCGACCAGCGGCCGTTATAAATTGTTTACCGCTCCAGAAGAAGGTGGGGACGTTCCCTGCGAGTCTCCTGTGCGGAAGGGAACTCGGAAACGACTCCTACTACCGGAAACAGATCACACGGAGACATTGAATCACCCGCATGACTCGTCAAGCCGTGACAGACTTTCCAATTCATTGGAGCATGAACGATCGCTTTGATCAGACCACAACATCTGTCCGCTCCTATTATACAACCTTCTCGAGTCTGGTGAACGTGGGGCGGGGACAGTGGCGAGGCTTCCCAGAGTTTACAACAAGTACGTATCAGGTTTTATTAGAAAAACATATCGAAAGGTAACAGTAACCAACAAGAACAAGTGGCAAACACAAACTTAACGAGGCAGACTCCGACGAGTGCACCGTGCGCACGGTGTGGCCACGGTCTGCTCAATGATGCGCGGTGTAGTCCGGCTGAGAAGGCTGGAAGTGGCCGTGCCCAACAGCTTGCTGGTCGTATCCACCGCCCTGCTCGTTCACCGTGTAGGAGCTGTAGCTCTCGGACTCGTGGCCAATGTGGTCACCAGCCGACTCgtagccgccgccgccgcctccACCCTCCGACTCGCTGTGCGCCTGATAAGGTATCGGGTGTGGTACCGGGTAGAAGACTGGCCTGGTCAGAGCCACAGGCTGGGGAACAGGAATAGGCTGAGGCACCGGCACTGCCTTGGGCACCACCACGGGTATTTGCTGCTGGATCTCGATCGGGATCGGCTTCGACACCTCGATAGGCACTGTTTCCTGGACTTTCACTAGCTTCGTGTACGGGATCGCGATCGGATGGTTGACAGGCACCGGTACGGGTATGTGGTGCGGTACCTATTCGAGGAGAAAGGTATTTCTAGATCAGCCTGCAGCGGGGCAGATCGTGGCTCTCGGTTTACGCGGTCTACGGAGAAATGGAACCAGTCGTTTTGCGGTCTGGAGAAAGGGGTGGACGCGCTTCACTGCCAGTCGGCTACTCGAACGAGCGGCGCAACGAGTCTCGAGGAGTTCCAGGCGATCTGGGTTTCTCGTTTCAATGATTTTCGCGCAGGAACTGGTTAATTTTTTGGAGTAGACACTGGCTTCTATGACTTCTGCGCGAGGTAGTGGGGGGGATTAGTTCTGGGACACGGTACGTACCTTGACTGGATACGGGACTGGAACCTTGACGACGGCGGTCTTCGTCACCTTGATGATTTTGGTCGGTATCTCCTTCAGATGGACCGATTGCGAGATGAGCTTCGGCTCGCTGCCGAAACCATGGCCTTCCAGGGAGAAATGGGAGGCCCTCGCGGCGGCCACGGCCAGTACGAACAAAAACTGCAAAGTTGCAATCACGATTGAAGGTTACTGAACCCCGGCGAACCCATCTGGTTAAACATCGTCCCACTCGGAGCCGGCGTGGCAGGAGAAGAAAGGGAAACTTTCGATGCGTCTACTTTAAACTGTGACTCGAAATTATTTAACATCCTCGAAATTCTGGTAGAAAGTTGCTATCTACCTTCCTTTAGAAGCATGAATAGGAAGGACAGAGTGATATATCAGCTTTCGCTCCAAAATCGTTTCAGCTATCGGTGGCAGTAATGGCTCCGTCGAAATACTTTCCCCAAAGATCGTTTTCCTTGCACGGCGCTCATTAATAGTCACTTTGCGAATTCACGCCCCAGTTCGATACCGAAGCCCGAGGGTAAAGGGTGTCAATGACAAACTACACTTCGCTCGAGCCCTTCGATTCACTGGCGGCACACCTTCGCGAAGTCCCAGCGGCGGGAAAGCAAATGGAAGGAATAGGAAATGGAATCCGTCCGTCACAGTCCCGACTCTTCTGGGCCCCCCTCTCGAAATAAGCGTCCGTGAACCCTCTGAACGTGGATGGTGAACTTACTAATCGAAACATCCTCGTCCGGTTCCCAGGTATTAGCAGATATATTAGTCGCTTCCGATGGGACGAGTCACACTGACAATTGCAGTACCGGCAGTTGCTTATATACGAGGACCTTCACCGTCACCGATTCACGAAGAAAGCACTCTCTTTCCGACTGGCTTGCGTTCTCCAATCTTGTCTCCGCTTCTCCCCTTTTTTCCCCTTGCTCTTCTCGCGCCAGTGGAAGTTCGACGACCGCCGACGCGTCCTATCTCTATC
Protein-coding sequences here:
- the LOC143376579 gene encoding uncharacterized protein LOC143376579, which codes for MRALVCLMLISAAFAGDEKAVQKRGLLGLGLGGWSGGGYDDGLLGGHLGGGHLGGGLGHTKLAVAVADRPVPVPVGVPQPYPVPVDRPVAVKVPVAVPHPVPVPIAVPVPKPYPVIQTQTITVPVEKHVPVSVPVKVPVPVPAPYPVQVPVPHAVPVEVPRPVPVAVPQPILVKQSVPVLVKEHGLSLGHGAGLSVGLGHGGGLGHGLGLGLGHDGPQDRSLLWTTVDIHSKRLFIVLAFAALALAEENKPETEAAETKKDKRGLLGLGYGLDSGVGLSGYSGLSGYSGLSGYSGLSGYSSLPAVGLHHGVSTVVTKEVAVPVPHPVAIPVEKQVPVAVKVPVAVPVDRPYPVHVPKPYPVEVTRHVPVAVDRPVPYPVSVPVKVPVPAPYAVKVPQPIAVPYVKHIPYPVAQPVVVEKQYNGWNGGYSSW
- the LOC143376621 gene encoding uncharacterized protein LOC143376621, whose amino-acid sequence is MFRLFLFVLAVAAARASHFSLEGHGFGSEPKLISQSVHLKEIPTKIIKVTKTAVVKVPVPYPVKVPHHIPVPVPVNHPIAIPYTKLVKVQETVPIEVSKPIPIEIQQQIPVVVPKAVPVPQPIPVPQPVALTRPVFYPVPHPIPYQAHSESEGGGGGGGYESAGDHIGHESESYSSYTVNEQGGGYDQQAVGHGHFQPSQPDYTAHH